A genomic segment from Gossypium hirsutum isolate 1008001.06 chromosome D04, Gossypium_hirsutum_v2.1, whole genome shotgun sequence encodes:
- the LOC107940599 gene encoding transcription factor MYB16 codes for MGRSPCCDKVGLKKGPWTPEEDQKLLAYIEEHGRGSWRSLPAKAGLQRCGKSCRLRWTNYLRPDIKRGKFSLQEEQTIIQLHALLGNRWSAIATHLPKRTDNEIKNYWNTHLKKRLAKMGIDPITHKPKNDALLSTTDGQSKKAANLSHMAQWESARLEAEARLVRESKIRSHSLQHHHHFNPPAFTLESPTSTLSVSENAPPIITGLGVSPMPMIEFVGTTSGSSETAGIVKEEGEQEWKELGSSSNLADYKEGMGNSLSSFTSSLQDMTISIEGGWTPESLRPNNINVNNVGNIMEEGFTNLLLNDSVNRSLSDSGKESDENSGGSGDGSDYYQDNKNYWNSILNLVNSSPSDSPMF; via the exons ATGGGGAGATCACCTTGCTGTGACAAAGTAGGGTTGAAGAAAGGACCTTGGACGCCAGAAGAAGACCAGAAACTCTTGGCTTACATTGAAGAACATGGTCGTGGAAGCTGGCGTTCCTTGCCCGCCAAAGCCG gtCTTCAAAGATGTGGGAAAAGTTGCAGGCTCAGATGGACTAATTATCTAAGGCCTGATATTAAGAGAGGAAAATTTAGTTTGCAAGAAGAACAAACTATCATCCAACTTCATGCCCTTTTAGGGAACAG GTGGTCTGCCATTGCCACTCACTTGCCAAAAAGAACAGATAATGAGATAAAAAACTACTGGAACACTCATCTTAAGAAAAGGTTAGCTAAAATGGGGATCGATCCCATCACTCACAAGCCCAAAAACGATGCTTTACTCTCCACTACTGATGGTCAATCCAAGAAAGCAGCCAACCTTAGCCATATGGCTCAATGGGAGAGTGCTAGGCTCGAAGCTGAAGCTCGACTGGTTCGAGAATCAAAGATCCGTTCACATTCACTTCAACATCATCACCACTTCAACCCCCCTGCTTTTACCCTTGAGTCTCCTACATCCACTCTTTCTGTCTCAGAAAATGCACCACCAATCATTACAGGGCTCGGTGTGAGTCCGATGCCGATGATCGAGTTCGTCGGTACCACCTCGGGTTCCTCCGAGACGGCGGGGATCGTTAAAGAAGAAGGTGAACAAGAGTGGAAAGAGCTTGGAAGTTCAAGCAATTTGGCTGATTACAAAGAGGGTATGGGGAATTCTTTGTCATCATTCACATCTAGTCTTCAGGATATGACAATTTCTATTGAAGGAGGATGGACTCCAGAGTCTTTGAGGCCAAACAACATTAATGTTAATAATGTTGGGAATATAATGGAGGAAGGTTTCACTAATCTTCTTCTTAATGATTCCGTCAACCGGAGTTTGTCGGATAGCGGCAAAGAATCTGACGAAAACAGCGGAGGCAGCGGGGATGGCAGTGATTACTATCAAGATAACAAGAACTATTGGAACAGTATTCTTAATTTGGTGAATTCTTCCCCATCAGATTCACCAATGTTctaa